Proteins from a genomic interval of Arvicola amphibius chromosome 14, mArvAmp1.2, whole genome shotgun sequence:
- the Ccn1 gene encoding CCN family member 1 — protein sequence MSSSTARALAVAVTLLHLTRLALSTCPAACHCPLEAPKCAPGVGLVRDDCGCCKVCAKQLNEDCSKTQPCDHTKGLECNFGASSTALKGICRAQSEGRPCEYNSRIYQNGESFQPNCKHQCTCIDGAVGCIPLCPQELSLPNLGCPNPRLVKVSGQCCEEWVCDEDSSIKDPLDDQDDLFGFDASEVELTRKNELIAVGKGSSLKRLPVFGTEPRVLYNPLHGQKCIVQTTSWSQCSKSCGTGISTRVTNDNPECRLLKETRICEVRPCGQPVYSSLKKGKKCSKTKKSPEPVRFNYAGCSSVKKYRPKYCGSCVDGRCCTPLQTRTVKMRFRCEDGEMFSKNVMMIQSCKCNYNCPHPNEASFRLYSLFNDIHKFRD from the exons ATGAGCTCCAGCACCGCCAGGGCGCTCGCCGTCGCCGTCACCCTTCTCCACTTGACCAGGCTG gcactTTCCACCTGCCCCGCTGCCTGCCACTGCCCTCTGGAGGCGCCTAAGTGCGCCCCGGGAGTCGGGTTGGTCCGGGACGACTGCGGCTGCTGTAAGGTTTGCGCCAAGCAACTCAACGAAGACTGCAGCAAAACGCAGCCCTGCGACCACACCAAGGGGCTGGAATGCAATTTTGGCGCCAGCTCCACCGCTCTGAAAGGGATCTGTAGAG CTCAGTCAGAGGGCAGACCCTGCGAATATAACTCCAGAATCTACCAGAACGGGGAAAGCTTCCAGCCCAACTGTAAACATCAGTGCACATGTATTGATGGTGCCGTGGGCTGCATTCCTCTGTGTCCCCAAGAACTGTCTCTCCCCAACCTGGGCTGTCCCAACCCCCGGCTGGTGAAAGTCAGTGGGCAGTGCTGCGAGGAGTGGGTTTGTGATGAAGACAGCAGCATCAAGGACCCCTTGGACGACCAGGATGACCTCTTTGGATTTGATGCCTCGGAGGTGGAGTTGACGAGAAAGAATGAGTTAATTGCTGTTGGAAAAGGCAGCTCTTTGAAGAGACTTCCTG TCTTTGGCACCGAACCGCGAGTACTTTACAACCCTCTGCATGGCCAGAAATGCATCGTTCAGACAACGTCATGGTCCCAGTGCTCCAAGAGCTGCGGAACTGGCATCTCCACACGAGTTACTAATGACAACCCAGAGTGCCGCCTCCTGAAAGAGACCCGGATCTGTGAAGTCCGTCCTTGTGGACAACCGGTGTACAGCAGCCTGAAA aaGGGCAAGAAATGCAGCAAGACCAAGAAATCCCCAGAACCCGTCAGGTTTAACTATGCAGGATGCTCCAGCGTTAAGAAATATCGGCCCAAATACTGCGGCTCCTGTGTGGACGGTCGGTGCTGCACGCCTCTGCAGACCAGGACCGTGAAGATGCGGTTCCGCTGCGAAGATGGGGAAATGTTTTCCAAGAATGTCATGATGATTCAGTCCTGCAAATGTAACTACAACTGCCCGCACCCCAACGAGGCATCGTTTCGCCTCTACAGCCTGTTCAATGACATCCACAAGTTTAGGGACTAA